A portion of the Equus quagga isolate Etosha38 chromosome 17, UCLA_HA_Equagga_1.0, whole genome shotgun sequence genome contains these proteins:
- the LOC124229308 gene encoding olfactory receptor 5D14 gives MLLANVNLSVETTFVLLGFTDYPELQVPLFLVFLIMYVMTVVGNLGMIIIIKINPKFHTPMYFFLSHLSFVDFCYSSIVTPKLLENLVMADKSIFYSSCMLQYFLSCTAVVTESFLLAVMAYDRFVAICNPLLYTVTMSQRLCALLVAGSYLWGMFGPLVLLCYALQLDFSGHNIINHFFCEYTALIAVSSSDIHIAHLLLFGFATFNEVSTLLIILASYVFIFATVLNIPSASGRHKAFSTCASHLTAITIFHGTILSLYCVPNSKNSRQTVKVASVFYTVVNPMLNPLIYSLRNKDVKDAFQKLMVTRVLFS, from the exons ATGCTACTAGCCAATGT AAATCTAAGTGTGGAGACAACTTTTGTTCTCTTGGGTTTCACAGATTACCCAGAGCTTCAGGTTCCTCTCTTCCTTGTGTTTCTGATCATGTATGTTATGACTGTAGTAGGAAATCTTGGGATGATAATAATCATAAAGATTAACCCAAAATTTCACactcccatgtactttttccttagccacctttcttttgttgatttttgttacTCTTCCATTGTTACTCCCAAGCTGCTTGAGAACCTGGTCATGGCTGATAAAAGCATCTTCTACTCCAGCTGCATGTTGCAGTACTTCCTGTCCTGCACTGCTGTGGTGACTGAGTCCTTCTTGCTGGcagtgatggcctatgaccgctttGTGGCCATCTGTAATCCTCTGCTTTATACAGTGACCATGTCACAGAGGCTCTGTGCCCTCCTGGTGGCTGGGTCATACCTCTGGGGTATGTTTGGCCCCTTGGTACTCCTTTGCTATGCTCTCCAGTTAGATTTTTCTGGACATAACATAATCAAccactttttctgtgaatatactgcTCTCATTGCTGTCTCAAGCTCTGATATACACATTGCACACCTACTGCTCTTCGGTTTTGCCACCTTCAATGAAGTGAGTACTTTACTCATCATTCTTGCTTCATACGTATTTATTTTTGCGACTGTACTCAACATCCCTTCTGCCAGCGGGCGTcacaaagccttctccacctgtgcctcccacctcacCGCCATCACCATCTTCCACGGGACTATCCTTTCCCTTTACTGTGTGCCCAACTCCAAAAACTCTCGGCAAACTGTCAAAGTGGCCTCTGTATTTTACACAGTAGTCAACCCCATGTTGAATCCTCTGATCTATAGCCTGAGGAATAAAGATGTGAAGGATGCCTTCCAGAAATTAATGGTAACAAGAGTCCTATTTTCCTGA
- the LOC124229396 gene encoding olfactory receptor 5D13-like, whose amino-acid sequence MLLAEGNQSAGATFTLLGFSEYPGLQVPLFLVFLTVYMVTVVGNLGMIMIISISPKLHTHTYFFLCQLSFVDFCYSTTVTPKLLENLVVEDRTISFIGCITQFFLACIFGVAETFMLAVMAYDRFVAVCNPLLYTVVMSQKFCASLVAGPYTWGIISSLILTYSLLALSFCGSNIINNIFCDHSAIVSISCSDPYISQVLCFIITIFNEASSLVIFLTTYIFIFVTVIKISSASGCQKGLSTCASHLTAIAIFYGTILFLYCVPNSKNSWLTVKLGSIFYTVVTSMLNPLIYSLRNKDVKESVKKLMNYSIQFC is encoded by the coding sequence ATGTTGCTAGCTGAAGGAAATCAGAGTGCTGGAGCCACATTCACCCTCTTGGGCTTCTCAGAATATCCAGGCCTCCAGGTACCCCTGTTCCTGGTATTCTTGACCGTCTACATGGTCACTGTGGTGGGGAACCTGGGCATGATCATGATAATCAGTATCAGTCCTAAACTCCACACCCACAcgtatttttttctctgccaattgtcctttgttgatttttgttattCCACTACAGTTACACCCAAACTGTTGGAGAACTTGGTTGTGGAAGACAGAACTATCTCTTTCATAGGATGCATCACACAATTCTTCTTGGCTTGTATATTTGGGGTGGCAGAAACATTCATGTTGGcagtgatggcctatgaccgctttGTGGCAGTTTGCAACCCTCTGCTCTACACAGTAGTAATGTCCCAAAAGTTCTGTGCATCATTGGTGGCTGGGCCCTACACATGGGGTATAATCTCTTCTCTGATACTCACATATTCTCTCCTGGCATTATCCTTTTGTGGGTctaacataataaataatattttctgtgaCCACTCAGCCATTGTCTCTATCTCCTGTTCTGACCCTTACATCAGCCAAGTGCTTTGTTTTATCATCACTATATTCAATGAGGCGAGCAGCCTAGTAATCTTCCTCACtacttatatattcatttttgttaCTGTCATAAAAATATCTTCTGCTAGTGGATGCCAAAAAGGCCTCTCCACTTGTGCCTCCCACCTGACTGCAATTGCCATTTTCTATGGGACTATCCTGTTCCTTTATTGTGTACCCAATTCCAAAAACTCATGGCTTACAGTCAAATTGGGTTCTATATTTTATACAGTGGTGACTTCCATGCTGAATCCTCTGATCTATAGCCTCAGGAACAAAGATGTGAAGGAGAGTGTCAAGAAATTAATGAATTACTCAATacaattttgttga